One Propionispora hippei DSM 15287 genomic window carries:
- a CDS encoding response regulator — protein sequence MTGNILVVDDEVAIRELVKFNLQKEGYAVLEADNGTVALQTARQNKPDLIVLDLMLPELDGLEVCRSLKSQQATAGIPIIMLTAKTEEIDKIIGLELGADDYMTKPFSPRELVARVKAVLRRSQKEPAGTGELTVSRLRFHFSRYEVFLNKTKLELTPKEYELLKLFVTNIGKVYTREQLLEKVWGYEYFGDTRTVDVHVRHLRAKLAEDSEVAEAIETVRGVGYRFREI from the coding sequence ATGACAGGCAACATTCTTGTAGTCGATGATGAAGTAGCCATACGGGAGCTGGTAAAGTTTAATTTGCAAAAGGAAGGGTACGCGGTTTTAGAGGCGGATAACGGGACTGTTGCTTTACAGACGGCCCGACAGAACAAGCCGGATTTGATCGTGCTTGACTTGATGCTGCCCGAACTGGATGGTCTGGAGGTGTGCCGGAGCCTAAAGAGCCAACAGGCTACGGCCGGTATTCCGATTATTATGCTGACAGCCAAGACAGAAGAGATTGATAAGATCATCGGTCTTGAGCTGGGGGCTGATGATTATATGACCAAGCCGTTCAGTCCCCGTGAACTGGTGGCCCGGGTAAAGGCCGTGCTGCGGCGCAGTCAGAAGGAGCCGGCCGGCACTGGTGAGCTTACCGTTAGCCGTCTGCGGTTTCACTTCAGCCGTTATGAAGTGTTTCTCAACAAGACAAAGCTGGAACTTACCCCGAAGGAATATGAACTTTTGAAATTATTTGTTACAAATATCGGGAAAGTATATACCAGAGAACAGCTTCTCGAAAAAGTATGGGGCTATGAGTACTTTGGCGATACCCGGACGGTCGACGTCCATGTCCGGCACCTGCGGGCCAAGCTGGCGGAAGACAGCGAGGTTGCCGAGG
- a CDS encoding HU family DNA-binding protein yields the protein MNKTELVASVAEKSDLTKKDAEKAINALFTTIEEALAQNDKVQVIGFGTFEVKTREERKGRNPQTGAEITIPASKNPVFKAGKGLKDAVN from the coding sequence GTGAATAAAACTGAATTAGTAGCCAGCGTTGCTGAAAAATCCGATTTAACCAAGAAGGATGCAGAGAAGGCCATCAACGCCCTGTTTACTACTATTGAAGAAGCTTTGGCCCAGAATGATAAAGTACAGGTGATCGGGTTTGGTACTTTCGAGGTAAAAACCCGTGAAGAAAGAAAGGGCCGTAATCCTCAAACCGGTGCCGAGATTACTATTCCGGCTTCTAAAAACCCGGTCTTCAAGGCTGGCAAAGGCTTAAAGGATGCCGTGAATTAA